In Paraburkholderia aromaticivorans, a single window of DNA contains:
- a CDS encoding MaoC family dehydratase has translation MNEIGGYDIEDLETGMSATFAKTITEADILFFAAASGDNNAVHINEEFARTTPFKGRIAHGMLTAGVISAALAGHLPGPGTVYLGQNLRFKAPVRPGETVHATVAVKELQPEKNRVVMSTVCTVGDKVVIDGEAVVLATSRARRLLESAASAEPSAIVSQSSKAL, from the coding sequence ATGAACGAAATCGGCGGCTACGACATTGAAGACCTTGAAACCGGCATGAGCGCCACCTTTGCTAAAACCATCACGGAAGCGGACATCCTGTTCTTCGCGGCCGCATCGGGTGACAACAACGCCGTTCACATTAACGAGGAATTCGCGCGGACCACCCCGTTCAAAGGGCGCATTGCGCATGGCATGCTGACCGCGGGTGTGATTTCCGCGGCCCTTGCCGGGCACCTCCCGGGCCCCGGTACCGTGTACCTCGGACAGAACCTGCGTTTCAAGGCACCGGTGCGGCCTGGCGAGACGGTGCATGCAACGGTCGCTGTGAAAGAACTGCAGCCGGAAAAGAACCGCGTCGTGATGTCGACAGTCTGTACGGTTGGAGACAAAGTGGTGATCGACGGCGAAGCGGTCGTCCTGGCCACGTCTCGTGCGCGGCGCCTGCTTGAAAGCGCGGCCAGTGCCGAACCGTCTGCAATCGTGAGTCAATCAAGCAAGGCGTTGTGA